The Actinocatenispora sera genome has a window encoding:
- a CDS encoding cobyrinate a,c-diamide synthase translates to MPAVPRLVITAPSSGHGKTAVSVGLIAALAARGLTMAGFKIGPDHVDSGYLGLAAGRVGRNLDPRMVGGDLLPGLFLHGARDADVAIVEGTMGLYDGLSGRAGEENTAQVAGMLRAPVVLVVDAAAMGQSAAALVHGFRAYDDQLWLGGVILTRVSSDRHEQILRSALGEIGVPVLGVLRRHDFSQLPPRTYGTVPVVDGAVDAVRAVRRLGERMLARLDLERLLALARSAPPLSVDTWSPDAAVGAAVEPAAPVSPAAVGYATDRLPAAGDRPIVAVAGSDPFSFSYPETGELLTAAGAEVVPFDPVRDERLPAGTRALVFGGGFPEAFADELSANRRLQDDVVALAREDGPIYAENAGLLWLVKEHDGREMCGMFDASAQTTNLLVLGYRDAVARASSSVVKVGARVTGHKHHRATVTPRAGDNAAWQWNGGRPEGFIWRKVHASFLTVHWAGHPEMAARFVAAIG, encoded by the coding sequence ATGCCCGCCGTGCCCCGCCTTGTGATCACCGCGCCCTCGTCCGGGCACGGCAAGACCGCCGTCTCCGTCGGCCTGATCGCGGCGCTGGCGGCGCGCGGTCTGACCATGGCCGGGTTCAAGATCGGTCCGGATCATGTCGATTCCGGCTATCTGGGCCTTGCCGCGGGCCGGGTCGGTCGCAACCTGGATCCCCGGATGGTCGGTGGTGACCTGCTGCCCGGCCTGTTCCTGCACGGCGCCCGGGACGCCGACGTGGCCATCGTGGAGGGCACCATGGGCCTCTACGACGGCCTGTCCGGCCGGGCCGGCGAGGAGAACACCGCTCAGGTGGCCGGCATGCTCCGGGCGCCGGTCGTGTTGGTGGTGGACGCGGCGGCGATGGGCCAGTCGGCGGCCGCCCTGGTGCACGGCTTCCGGGCGTACGACGACCAGCTGTGGCTCGGCGGCGTGATCCTGACCCGGGTCTCGTCCGACCGGCACGAGCAGATCCTGCGCTCGGCGCTCGGCGAGATCGGCGTCCCGGTGCTCGGGGTGCTGCGCCGGCACGACTTCAGCCAGCTGCCGCCCCGCACGTACGGGACGGTTCCGGTGGTGGACGGCGCGGTCGACGCGGTCCGTGCGGTGCGCCGGCTGGGGGAGCGGATGCTGGCCCGGCTCGACCTGGAGCGGCTGCTCGCGCTGGCCCGGTCCGCGCCGCCGCTGTCGGTGGACACCTGGTCGCCGGACGCCGCCGTCGGCGCCGCGGTGGAGCCCGCCGCTCCGGTCTCGCCGGCCGCCGTCGGGTATGCCACCGACCGGTTGCCCGCGGCCGGGGATCGGCCGATCGTCGCGGTGGCCGGCTCCGACCCGTTCAGCTTCTCGTACCCGGAGACCGGCGAGCTGCTGACCGCCGCCGGCGCCGAGGTGGTGCCGTTCGATCCGGTGCGCGACGAGCGGCTGCCCGCCGGTACCCGGGCGTTGGTGTTCGGCGGTGGCTTCCCGGAGGCGTTCGCGGACGAGCTGTCGGCGAACCGGCGGTTGCAGGACGACGTGGTCGCACTGGCCCGCGAGGACGGCCCGATCTATGCCGAGAACGCCGGCCTGCTCTGGTTGGTCAAGGAACACGACGGCCGCGAGATGTGTGGCATGTTCGATGCCTCCGCGCAGACCACGAACCTGCTGGTGCTGGGCTACCGGGACGCGGTCGCGCGGGCGTCGAGTTCGGTGGTCAAGGTCGGCGCGCGGGTGACCGGGCACAAGCATCACCGCGCGACGGTGACGCCGCGGGCCGGTGACAACGCCGCCTGGCAGTGGAACGGCGGGCGCCCGGAGGGCTTCATCTGGCGCAAGGTGCACGCCTCGTTCTTGACCGTACACTGGGCCGGCCATCCCGAGATGGCTGCGCGGTTCGTGGCGGCCATCGGCTGA
- a CDS encoding GNAT family N-acetyltransferase produces the protein MTAQTVSAARFPELTVVTPRLLVRPLTGADTSEVTGVFADRQTRRWMSLPSPYTDADAKMWCTWMAAERRTRGDGDHYGIVQRDDDRLVGLLWTKRTDWGTRSTEISYAVAPDARGFGYTAEAADALAVDLILEHQFQRVEVRVAAGNVASRRVAEKAGFVYEGLLRNAGVVESGRVDLSVWSLVPADLRGDPHAAG, from the coding sequence ATGACCGCGCAGACAGTGTCGGCTGCCCGCTTCCCGGAGCTGACCGTGGTCACGCCCCGGCTGCTGGTGCGCCCGCTGACCGGTGCGGACACCTCCGAGGTCACCGGGGTGTTCGCCGACCGGCAGACCCGACGCTGGATGTCGCTCCCCTCGCCGTACACGGACGCCGACGCGAAGATGTGGTGCACCTGGATGGCGGCCGAGCGGCGCACCCGCGGCGACGGCGACCACTACGGCATCGTGCAGCGCGACGATGACCGGCTGGTCGGCCTGCTGTGGACCAAGCGCACCGACTGGGGCACCCGGAGCACCGAGATCTCGTACGCGGTGGCGCCGGACGCGCGCGGTTTCGGTTACACCGCCGAGGCCGCCGACGCGCTCGCCGTCGACCTGATCCTGGAACACCAGTTCCAGCGGGTCGAGGTGCGCGTGGCGGCCGGCAACGTGGCCTCCCGGCGGGTGGCCGAGAAGGCCGGCTTCGTCTACGAGGGGCTGCTGCGCAATGCCGGGGTGGTCGAGTCGGGCCGGGTCGATCTGAGCGTCTGGTCGCTGGTCCCGGCCGACCTGCGCGGCGACCCGCACGCGGCCGGCTGA
- the cobC gene encoding Rv2231c family pyridoxal phosphate-dependent protein CobC codes for MASRERLVALPERSLAADAVDLSHHGDTELAPGLVDLAVNVRHEPAPGWLADAVRAAVDDLAHYPDPGPARGAVAARHGRPESEVLLTAGAAEAFVLLARALPVHRAVLVHPQFTEPEAALRSAGHRVDRVLLAPPFELAPELVPDDADLVMIGNPTNPTSVLHPAETIAGLCRPGRIVVVDEAFADTVPGEPESLAGRRDLPGLVVIRSFTKTWGLAGLRVGYLLGAADVVARCAAAQPLWPVSSPALAAARVLAEPRAVAAERRIAEQLDTDRRYLMARLAAAELPVVGVPRSRFVLVHRPGADRLREALRSAGYAVRRGDTFPGLGPDWLRITVRDAGTTDGFVAALAAAGGAR; via the coding sequence GTGGCGTCGCGTGAGCGTCTTGTCGCGCTTCCGGAGCGGAGCCTAGCGGCTGACGCCGTCGATCTGAGTCACCATGGCGACACCGAACTGGCACCCGGCCTCGTCGATCTTGCCGTCAACGTCCGGCACGAGCCGGCGCCGGGCTGGCTCGCCGACGCGGTCCGGGCGGCGGTCGACGACCTCGCGCACTATCCCGATCCGGGCCCGGCCCGTGGCGCGGTGGCCGCCCGGCACGGCCGGCCGGAGTCCGAGGTACTGCTCACCGCCGGCGCCGCGGAGGCGTTCGTGCTGCTGGCGCGGGCGCTGCCGGTGCACCGCGCGGTGCTGGTACACCCGCAGTTCACCGAGCCGGAGGCGGCGCTGCGCTCGGCCGGCCACCGGGTCGACCGGGTGTTGCTGGCGCCGCCGTTCGAGCTGGCGCCGGAACTGGTTCCGGACGACGCCGACCTGGTCATGATCGGCAACCCGACGAACCCGACGTCGGTACTGCACCCGGCGGAGACGATCGCGGGGCTGTGCCGGCCCGGTCGCATCGTGGTGGTCGACGAGGCGTTCGCCGACACGGTGCCGGGTGAGCCGGAGTCGCTGGCGGGCCGCCGCGACCTGCCCGGCCTGGTGGTGATCCGCAGCTTCACCAAGACGTGGGGGCTCGCCGGGCTGCGGGTCGGGTACCTGCTCGGGGCGGCCGACGTGGTCGCCCGCTGCGCCGCGGCACAGCCGCTGTGGCCGGTGTCGTCACCGGCCCTGGCCGCCGCTCGGGTACTTGCCGAGCCCCGTGCGGTGGCCGCGGAGCGACGCATCGCCGAGCAGCTCGACACCGACCGGCGGTACCTGATGGCCCGGCTGGCCGCCGCCGAGCTGCCGGTGGTCGGCGTACCGAGGTCACGCTTCGTGTTGGTCCATCGGCCGGGGGCGGATCGGTTGCGCGAGGCGCTTCGTTCCGCCGGGTACGCGGTGCGCCGCGGCGACACGTTTCCCGGCCTCGGCCCGGACTGGCTGCGCATCACCGTCCGGGACGCCGGTACCACCGACGGGTTCGTCGCGGCGCTGGCGGCGGCGGGCGGTGCCCGGTGA
- the cobA gene encoding uroporphyrinogen-III C-methyltransferase yields MSELYPLGLRLAGRPVLVVGGGAVAQRRIPALLAADAVVTLVAPAATPALDERASLGEIHWQQRAFTPSDVDGQWLVLAATDDPAANAAVSDAASQRRVFCVRADDAAAASAWTPTVTGADELTVAVWGGGDPRRSVRLREAIAAGLADGSLDSPRFRHPEPSPAGRLVPASPRPVPGVALVGAGPGDPELITVRGRRLLSRANVVVVDRLAPQLLLDGLRGDVEVIDAAKIPRGRQLAQESINEVLVERALAGRFVVRLKGGDPFVFGRGGEEAAACLAAGVPVTVVPGVSSAIAVPGLAGIPVTHRGLTHELVVCSGHLPPEHPGSLVDWAALARLRGTVVLLMAVANLASIAARLIELGRAGGTPAAVVERGGTPQQRTVRATLATIAAAADRQGIGAPAVVVIGPVVDAIGAG; encoded by the coding sequence GTGAGCGAGCTGTACCCGCTGGGTCTGCGGCTTGCTGGCCGCCCGGTGTTGGTGGTGGGGGGCGGCGCGGTCGCGCAGCGCCGGATCCCCGCCCTGCTCGCCGCGGACGCGGTCGTCACGCTGGTCGCACCGGCCGCGACGCCGGCTCTGGACGAGCGTGCCTCCCTCGGCGAGATCCATTGGCAGCAAAGGGCGTTCACACCGTCCGATGTGGATGGTCAGTGGCTGGTACTGGCCGCCACCGATGACCCGGCCGCGAACGCCGCGGTGTCGGATGCGGCGTCCCAACGCCGGGTGTTCTGCGTCCGGGCCGACGACGCGGCGGCGGCGAGCGCCTGGACGCCGACCGTCACCGGTGCCGACGAGTTGACCGTCGCCGTGTGGGGTGGCGGCGACCCGCGCCGGTCGGTACGGCTGCGCGAGGCGATCGCCGCCGGCCTGGCCGACGGTAGCCTCGACTCCCCCCGGTTCCGGCACCCGGAACCGTCGCCCGCGGGCCGGCTGGTACCGGCGTCGCCGCGCCCGGTGCCCGGGGTGGCGCTGGTCGGGGCCGGGCCCGGCGATCCGGAACTGATCACCGTGCGTGGTCGGCGGCTGCTGTCGCGGGCCAACGTCGTGGTGGTCGACCGGCTGGCGCCGCAGCTGCTGCTGGACGGGCTGCGCGGCGACGTCGAGGTGATCGACGCGGCGAAGATCCCGCGCGGGCGTCAGCTCGCCCAGGAGTCGATCAACGAGGTCCTGGTGGAGCGCGCGCTGGCCGGCCGGTTCGTCGTCCGGCTCAAGGGCGGCGACCCGTTCGTATTCGGCCGTGGCGGCGAGGAGGCGGCGGCCTGCCTCGCGGCCGGTGTGCCGGTGACGGTGGTCCCCGGCGTGTCCAGCGCGATCGCGGTACCGGGGCTGGCCGGCATCCCGGTCACCCATCGCGGCCTCACGCACGAGCTGGTGGTGTGCTCCGGTCACCTCCCGCCGGAGCATCCGGGTTCGCTGGTCGACTGGGCGGCGCTGGCCCGGCTGCGCGGCACCGTGGTGCTGCTGATGGCCGTGGCGAACCTGGCCTCGATCGCGGCCCGGTTGATCGAGCTCGGTCGGGCCGGCGGCACGCCGGCGGCCGTGGTGGAGCGCGGCGGGACGCCGCAGCAGAGAACGGTGCGGGCGACGCTGGCGACGATTGCGGCGGCGGCGGACCGGCAGGGGATCGGCGCCCCGGCGGTCGTGGTGATCGGCCCGGTCGTCGACGCCATCGGCGCCGGCTGA
- a CDS encoding SURF1 family protein gives MLRTPRWLLFGLLAIALAVGMVFLGVWQLHRYQLRASINDRIDRHAAAAPVAGTDRILPAGRSPSDTDEYLRVRLIGRYDPAHQMLARVRTVNGNVGYEILTPLRRADGTAVLVDRGWLPPADPDGAADPKVPAAPGGEVTVVGQVRLPESGGSGPTRRNGHVEVRRIDPRLLASAVPYPIAGGYVTATSQTPALSPRFVPIPIDHQNAAMNLSYILQWWLFSGMALVGFVLLMRWESRKRAGLAAPGDRSHGARSAGPAARGGSRLPEDEPGHGSGRARGESRLPEDTAPSSRPGLPDAEPPAAPRPVGTRRRRNESRLPEDNVATAAPAVPDRSSRLPEDHPGTH, from the coding sequence GTGCTCCGCACGCCCCGCTGGCTGCTGTTCGGACTGCTCGCGATCGCGCTGGCGGTCGGCATGGTCTTCCTCGGCGTCTGGCAGCTGCACCGTTACCAGCTGCGCGCCAGCATCAACGACCGGATCGACCGGCATGCCGCCGCGGCGCCGGTCGCCGGCACCGACCGGATCCTGCCGGCCGGGCGCAGCCCGTCGGACACCGACGAGTACCTGCGCGTCCGGCTCATCGGCCGGTACGACCCGGCGCACCAGATGCTCGCCCGGGTCCGCACCGTCAACGGCAACGTCGGGTACGAGATCCTCACCCCGCTGCGGCGCGCGGACGGTACCGCGGTGCTGGTCGACCGCGGCTGGCTGCCGCCGGCCGATCCGGACGGCGCGGCAGACCCGAAGGTACCGGCGGCGCCGGGTGGCGAGGTGACCGTCGTCGGCCAGGTACGGCTGCCGGAGAGCGGCGGAAGCGGCCCGACCCGGCGCAACGGCCACGTCGAGGTGCGCCGGATCGACCCGCGGCTGCTCGCCTCCGCGGTGCCGTACCCGATCGCGGGCGGCTACGTGACCGCCACCTCGCAGACGCCGGCGCTGTCCCCCCGGTTCGTCCCGATCCCGATCGACCACCAGAACGCGGCGATGAACCTCTCGTACATCCTGCAGTGGTGGCTGTTCTCCGGCATGGCGCTGGTGGGGTTCGTGCTGCTGATGCGCTGGGAGTCGCGCAAGCGGGCCGGGTTGGCCGCGCCGGGTGACCGGTCGCACGGCGCGCGCTCGGCCGGCCCGGCGGCGCGCGGCGGTTCGCGACTGCCCGAGGACGAGCCGGGCCACGGCTCCGGCCGAGCCCGCGGCGAGTCCCGGCTACCGGAGGACACGGCGCCGAGCAGCCGCCCGGGTTTGCCCGACGCCGAGCCGCCCGCCGCGCCACGGCCGGTCGGGACCCGGCGCCGCCGCAACGAGTCGAGGCTGCCGGAGGACAACGTCGCCACCGCGGCGCCGGCCGTCCCCGATCGTTCGTCCCGGCTGCCGGAGGATCACCCCGGCACGCACTGA